The following proteins are co-located in the Callithrix jacchus isolate 240 chromosome 10, calJac240_pri, whole genome shotgun sequence genome:
- the LARGE2 gene encoding xylosyl- and glucuronyltransferase LARGE2 isoform X7, whose product MLPRGRPRALGAAALLLLLLLLGFLLFGGDLGCERRELGGRAGAPGCFPGQLMPRVPPDWRLRGAAALDGDPLAGPRDRNPSDCGPQPPLPPKCELLHVAIVCAGHNSSRDVITLVKSMLFYRKNPLHLHLVTDAVARNILEMLFHTWMVPAVRVSFYNADELKPQVSWIPNKHYSGLYGLMKLVLPSTLPAELARVIVLDTDITFASDIAELWALFAHFSDMQAIGLVENQSDWYLGNLWKNHRPWPALGRGFNTGVILLRLDRLRHAGWEQMWRLTARQELLTLPATSLADQDIFNAVIKEHPGLVQPLPCVWNVQLSDHTLAERCYSEASDLKVIHWNSPKKLRVKNKHVEFFRNFYLTFLAYDGNLLRRGLFGCPSQPPSGAEQLQQALAQLDEEDPCFEFRQQQLTVHRVHITFLPHEPPPSRPHDVTLVAQLSMDRLQMLEALCRHWPGPMSLALYLTDAEAQQFLRFVEASPVLAARQDVAYHVVYREGPLYPVNQLRNVALAQALTPYVFLSDIDFLPAYSLYDYLRASIEQLGLGSRRKAALVVPAFETLHYRFSFPRSKVELLALLDAGALYTFRYHEWPRGHAPTDYARWREAQAPYSVQWVADYEPYVVVPRDCPRYDPRFVGFGWNKVAHIMELDAQEFEFLVLPEAFTIHLPHAPSLDISHFRSSPTYRGCFQALKDEFHQDLSRHYGAAALKYLPALQQPWSPARGS is encoded by the exons ATGCTTCCCCGAGGGCGCCCCCGGGCGCTGGGGGCCGCCgcgctgttgctgctgctgcttctgctcgGATTCCTCCTGTTCGGTGGGGACCTGGGGTGTGAGCGCCGCGAGCTGGGCGGTAGAGCGGGGGCCCCGGGATGCTTCCCCGGCCAGCTAATGCCACGTGTCCCCCCAGACTGGAGGCTGCGGGGAGCCGCCGCCCTCGATGGAGACCCGCTGGCCGGCCCCAGGGACCGCAACCCCTCCGACTGCGGCCCGCAGCCGCCGCTGCCGCCGAAGTGCGAG CTCTTGCACGTGGCCATCGTGTGTGCGGGGCATAACTCCAGCCGAGACGTCATCACCCTGGTGAAGTCCATGCTCTTCTACAG GAAGAATCCACTGCACCTCCACTTGGTGACTGACGCCGTGGCCAGAAACATCCTGGAGATGCTCTTCCATACATGGATGGTGCCTGCTGTCCGTGTCAGCTTTTACAATGCTGATGAGCTCAAG CCCCAGGTCTCCTGGATCCCCAACAAGCACTACTCCGGCCTCTATGGGCTAATGAAGCTGGTGCTGCCCAGCACCTTGCCCGCTGAGCTGGCCCGCGTCATTGTCCTGGACACGGACATCACCTTCGCCTCTGACATCGCGGAGCTCTGGGCACTCTTTGCTCACTTTTCTG ACATGCAAGCGATCGGTCTCGTGGAGAACCAGAGTGACTGGTACCTGGGCAACCTCTGGAAGAACCACAGACCCTGGCCTGCCTTGGGCCGGGGATTTAACACAG GTGTGATTCTGCTGCGGCTTGACCGGCTCCGGCATGCTGGCTGGGAGCAGATGTGGAGGCTGACAGCCAGGCAGGAGCTCCTTACCCTACCTGCCACCTCACTGGCAGACCAG GACATCTTTAACGCTGTGATCAAGGAGCACCCGGGGCTGGTGCAGCCTCTGCCCTGTGTCTGGAATGTGCAGCTGTCGGACCACACACTGGCTGAGCGCTGCTACTCCGAGGCGTCTGACCTCAAG GTGATCCACTGGAACTCGCCAAAGAAGCTTCGGGTGAAGAACAAGCACGTGGAATTCTTCCGCAATTTCTACCTGACCTTCCTGGCGTACGACGGGAACCTGCTGAGGAGAGGGCTCTTTGGGTGCCCCAGCCAGCCCCCGTCTGGTGCTGAGCAG TTGCAGCAGGCCCTGGCACAGCTCGATGAGGAAGACCCCTGCTTTGAGTTCCGGCAGCAGCAGCTCACTGTGCACCGCGTGCACATCACTTTCCTGCctcatgagccaccaccctcCCGGCCTCACGATGTCACCCTTGTGGCCCAGTTGTCCATGGACCG GCTGCAGATGTTGGAAGCCCTGTGCAGGCACTGGCCTGGCCCCATGAGCCTGGCCTTGTACCTGACAGACGCAGAAGCCCAGCAGTTCTTGCGTTTCGTTGAGGCCTCCCCAGTGCTTGCCGCCCGGCAGGACGTGGCCTACCACGTCGTGTACCGTGAGGGGCCCCTGTACCCTGTCAACCAGCTCCGCAATGTGGCCTTAGCCCAGGCCCTCACGCCTTACGTCTTCCTCAGCGACATTGACTTTCTGCCTGCCTATTCTCTCTACGACTACCTCAG GGCCTCCATtgagcagctggggctgggcagcCGGCGGAAGGCAGCGCTGGTGGTGCCAGCATTCGAGACCCTGCACTACCGCTTCAGCTTCCCCCGTTCCAAGGTGGAGCTGCTGGCCTTGCTGGATGCAGGCGCTCTCTACACCTTCAG GTACCACGAGTGGCCCCGCGGCCACGCACCCACAGACTATGCCCGCTGGCGGGAGGCTCAGGCCCCATACAGTGTGCAGTGGGTGGCCGACTATGAACCCTATGTGGTGGTGCCACGTGACTGTCCCCGCTATGACCCTCGATTTGTGGGCTTCGGCTGGAACAAGGTGGCCCACATCATGGAGCTGGATGCCCAG GAATTTGAGTTCCTGGTGCTGCCTGAGGCCTTCACCATCCATCTGCCCCACGCTCCCAGCCTGGACATCTCTCACTTCCGTTCCAGCCCCACCTATCGTGGCTGCTTCCAGGCCCTTAAGGATGAATTCCACCAGGACTTGTCCCGCCACTATGGGGCTGCTGCCCTCAAATACCTCCCAGCCCTGCAGCAGCCCTGGAGCCCTGCCCGAGGCTCCTGA
- the LARGE2 gene encoding xylosyl- and glucuronyltransferase LARGE2 isoform X13: protein MLPRGRPRALGAAALLLLLLLLGFLLFGGDLGCERRELGGRAGAPGCFPGQLMPRVPPDWRLRGAAALDGDPLAGPRDRNPSDCGPQPPLPPKCELLHVAIVCAGHNSSRDVITLVKSMLFYRKNPLHLHLVTDAVARNILEMLFHTWMVPAVRVSFYNADELKPQVSWIPNKHYSGLYGLMKLVLPSTLPAELARVIVLDTDITFASDIAELWALFAHFSDMQAIGLVENQSDWYLGNLWKNHRPWPALGRGFNTGVILLRLDRLRHAGWEQMWRLTARQELLTLPATSLADQDIFNAVIKEHPGLVQPLPCVWNVQLSDHTLAERCYSEASDLKVIHWNSPKKLRVKNKHVEFFRNFYLTFLAYDGNLLRRGLFGCPSQPPSGAEQLQQALAQLDEEDPCFEFRQQQLTVHRVHITFLPHEPPPSRPHDVTLVAQLSMDRLQMLEALCRHWPGPMSLALYLTDAEAQQFLRFVEASPVLAARQDVAYHVVYREGPLYPVNQLRNVALAQALTPYVFLSDIDFLPAYSLYDYLRASIEQLGLGSRRKAALVVPAFETLHYRFSFPRSKVELLALLDAGALYTFRNLSSWCCLRPSPSICPTLPAWTSLTSVPAPPIVAASRPLRMNSTRTCPATMGLLPSNTSQPCSSPGALPEAPEAAPLSTGQTPGQPGLPSTIPAI, encoded by the exons ATGCTTCCCCGAGGGCGCCCCCGGGCGCTGGGGGCCGCCgcgctgttgctgctgctgcttctgctcgGATTCCTCCTGTTCGGTGGGGACCTGGGGTGTGAGCGCCGCGAGCTGGGCGGTAGAGCGGGGGCCCCGGGATGCTTCCCCGGCCAGCTAATGCCACGTGTCCCCCCAGACTGGAGGCTGCGGGGAGCCGCCGCCCTCGATGGAGACCCGCTGGCCGGCCCCAGGGACCGCAACCCCTCCGACTGCGGCCCGCAGCCGCCGCTGCCGCCGAAGTGCGAG CTCTTGCACGTGGCCATCGTGTGTGCGGGGCATAACTCCAGCCGAGACGTCATCACCCTGGTGAAGTCCATGCTCTTCTACAG GAAGAATCCACTGCACCTCCACTTGGTGACTGACGCCGTGGCCAGAAACATCCTGGAGATGCTCTTCCATACATGGATGGTGCCTGCTGTCCGTGTCAGCTTTTACAATGCTGATGAGCTCAAG CCCCAGGTCTCCTGGATCCCCAACAAGCACTACTCCGGCCTCTATGGGCTAATGAAGCTGGTGCTGCCCAGCACCTTGCCCGCTGAGCTGGCCCGCGTCATTGTCCTGGACACGGACATCACCTTCGCCTCTGACATCGCGGAGCTCTGGGCACTCTTTGCTCACTTTTCTG ACATGCAAGCGATCGGTCTCGTGGAGAACCAGAGTGACTGGTACCTGGGCAACCTCTGGAAGAACCACAGACCCTGGCCTGCCTTGGGCCGGGGATTTAACACAG GTGTGATTCTGCTGCGGCTTGACCGGCTCCGGCATGCTGGCTGGGAGCAGATGTGGAGGCTGACAGCCAGGCAGGAGCTCCTTACCCTACCTGCCACCTCACTGGCAGACCAG GACATCTTTAACGCTGTGATCAAGGAGCACCCGGGGCTGGTGCAGCCTCTGCCCTGTGTCTGGAATGTGCAGCTGTCGGACCACACACTGGCTGAGCGCTGCTACTCCGAGGCGTCTGACCTCAAG GTGATCCACTGGAACTCGCCAAAGAAGCTTCGGGTGAAGAACAAGCACGTGGAATTCTTCCGCAATTTCTACCTGACCTTCCTGGCGTACGACGGGAACCTGCTGAGGAGAGGGCTCTTTGGGTGCCCCAGCCAGCCCCCGTCTGGTGCTGAGCAG TTGCAGCAGGCCCTGGCACAGCTCGATGAGGAAGACCCCTGCTTTGAGTTCCGGCAGCAGCAGCTCACTGTGCACCGCGTGCACATCACTTTCCTGCctcatgagccaccaccctcCCGGCCTCACGATGTCACCCTTGTGGCCCAGTTGTCCATGGACCG GCTGCAGATGTTGGAAGCCCTGTGCAGGCACTGGCCTGGCCCCATGAGCCTGGCCTTGTACCTGACAGACGCAGAAGCCCAGCAGTTCTTGCGTTTCGTTGAGGCCTCCCCAGTGCTTGCCGCCCGGCAGGACGTGGCCTACCACGTCGTGTACCGTGAGGGGCCCCTGTACCCTGTCAACCAGCTCCGCAATGTGGCCTTAGCCCAGGCCCTCACGCCTTACGTCTTCCTCAGCGACATTGACTTTCTGCCTGCCTATTCTCTCTACGACTACCTCAG GGCCTCCATtgagcagctggggctgggcagcCGGCGGAAGGCAGCGCTGGTGGTGCCAGCATTCGAGACCCTGCACTACCGCTTCAGCTTCCCCCGTTCCAAGGTGGAGCTGCTGGCCTTGCTGGATGCAGGCGCTCTCTACACCTTCAG GAATTTGAGTTCCTGGTGCTGCCTGAGGCCTTCACCATCCATCTGCCCCACGCTCCCAGCCTGGACATCTCTCACTTCCGTTCCAGCCCCACCTATCGTGGCTGCTTCCAGGCCCTTAAGGATGAATTCCACCAGGACTTGTCCCGCCACTATGGGGCTGCTGCCCTCAAATACCTCCCAGCCCTGCAGCAGCCCTGGAGCCCTGCCCGAGGCTCCTGAGGCTGCCCCTCTTAGCACTGGGCAGACACCAGGGCAACCCGGCCTGCCCTCCACTATCCctgctatttaa
- the LARGE2 gene encoding xylosyl- and glucuronyltransferase LARGE2 isoform X4: MLPRGRPRALGAAALLLLLLLLGFLLFDWRLRGAAALDGDPLAGPRDRNPSDCGPQPPLPPKCELLHVAIVCAGHNSSRDVITLVKSMLFYRKNPLHLHLVTDAVARNILEMLFHTWMVPAVRVSFYNADELKPQVSWIPNKHYSGLYGLMKLVLPSTLPAELARVIVLDTDITFASDIAELWALFAHFSDMQAIGLVENQSDWYLGNLWKNHRPWPALGRGFNTGVILLRLDRLRHAGWEQMWRLTARQELLTLPATSLADQDIFNAVIKEHPGLVQPLPCVWNVQLSDHTLAERCYSEASDLKVIHWNSPKKLRVKNKHVEFFRNFYLTFLAYDGNLLRRGLFGCPSQPPSGAEQLQQALAQLDEEDPCFEFRQQQLTVHRVHITFLPHEPPPSRPHDVTLVAQLSMDRLQMLEALCRHWPGPMSLALYLTDAEAQQFLRFVEASPVLAARQDVAYHVVYREGPLYPVNQLRNVALAQALTPYVFLSDIDFLPAYSLYDYLRASIEQLGLGSRRKAALVVPAFETLHYRFSFPRSKVELLALLDAGALYTFSLAPIRPCCTGTTSGPAATHPQTMPAGGRLRPHTVCSGWPTMNPMWWCHVTVPAMTLDLWASAGTRWPTSWSWMPSSWGYRVSLELHLPRRPGKPGSHCSSAPPCRNLSSWCCLRPSPSICPTLPAWTSLTSVPAPPIVAASRPLRMNSTRTCPATMGLLPSNTSQPCSSPGALPEAPEAAPLSTGQTPGQPGLPSTIPAI; this comes from the exons ATGCTTCCCCGAGGGCGCCCCCGGGCGCTGGGGGCCGCCgcgctgttgctgctgctgcttctgctcgGATTCCTCCTGTTCG ACTGGAGGCTGCGGGGAGCCGCCGCCCTCGATGGAGACCCGCTGGCCGGCCCCAGGGACCGCAACCCCTCCGACTGCGGCCCGCAGCCGCCGCTGCCGCCGAAGTGCGAG CTCTTGCACGTGGCCATCGTGTGTGCGGGGCATAACTCCAGCCGAGACGTCATCACCCTGGTGAAGTCCATGCTCTTCTACAG GAAGAATCCACTGCACCTCCACTTGGTGACTGACGCCGTGGCCAGAAACATCCTGGAGATGCTCTTCCATACATGGATGGTGCCTGCTGTCCGTGTCAGCTTTTACAATGCTGATGAGCTCAAG CCCCAGGTCTCCTGGATCCCCAACAAGCACTACTCCGGCCTCTATGGGCTAATGAAGCTGGTGCTGCCCAGCACCTTGCCCGCTGAGCTGGCCCGCGTCATTGTCCTGGACACGGACATCACCTTCGCCTCTGACATCGCGGAGCTCTGGGCACTCTTTGCTCACTTTTCTG ACATGCAAGCGATCGGTCTCGTGGAGAACCAGAGTGACTGGTACCTGGGCAACCTCTGGAAGAACCACAGACCCTGGCCTGCCTTGGGCCGGGGATTTAACACAG GTGTGATTCTGCTGCGGCTTGACCGGCTCCGGCATGCTGGCTGGGAGCAGATGTGGAGGCTGACAGCCAGGCAGGAGCTCCTTACCCTACCTGCCACCTCACTGGCAGACCAG GACATCTTTAACGCTGTGATCAAGGAGCACCCGGGGCTGGTGCAGCCTCTGCCCTGTGTCTGGAATGTGCAGCTGTCGGACCACACACTGGCTGAGCGCTGCTACTCCGAGGCGTCTGACCTCAAG GTGATCCACTGGAACTCGCCAAAGAAGCTTCGGGTGAAGAACAAGCACGTGGAATTCTTCCGCAATTTCTACCTGACCTTCCTGGCGTACGACGGGAACCTGCTGAGGAGAGGGCTCTTTGGGTGCCCCAGCCAGCCCCCGTCTGGTGCTGAGCAG TTGCAGCAGGCCCTGGCACAGCTCGATGAGGAAGACCCCTGCTTTGAGTTCCGGCAGCAGCAGCTCACTGTGCACCGCGTGCACATCACTTTCCTGCctcatgagccaccaccctcCCGGCCTCACGATGTCACCCTTGTGGCCCAGTTGTCCATGGACCG GCTGCAGATGTTGGAAGCCCTGTGCAGGCACTGGCCTGGCCCCATGAGCCTGGCCTTGTACCTGACAGACGCAGAAGCCCAGCAGTTCTTGCGTTTCGTTGAGGCCTCCCCAGTGCTTGCCGCCCGGCAGGACGTGGCCTACCACGTCGTGTACCGTGAGGGGCCCCTGTACCCTGTCAACCAGCTCCGCAATGTGGCCTTAGCCCAGGCCCTCACGCCTTACGTCTTCCTCAGCGACATTGACTTTCTGCCTGCCTATTCTCTCTACGACTACCTCAG GGCCTCCATtgagcagctggggctgggcagcCGGCGGAAGGCAGCGCTGGTGGTGCCAGCATTCGAGACCCTGCACTACCGCTTCAGCTTCCCCCGTTCCAAGGTGGAGCTGCTGGCCTTGCTGGATGCAGGCGCTCTCTACACCTTCAG CCTGGCTCCCATCCGACCCTGCTGCACAGGTACCACGAGTGGCCCCGCGGCCACGCACCCACAGACTATGCCCGCTGGCGGGAGGCTCAGGCCCCATACAGTGTGCAGTGGGTGGCCGACTATGAACCCTATGTGGTGGTGCCACGTGACTGTCCCCGCTATGACCCTCGATTTGTGGGCTTCGGCTGGAACAAGGTGGCCCACATCATGGAGCTGGATGCCCAG CTCTTGGGGATACAGGGTAAGCCTGGAGCTGCACCTTCCCCGAAGGCCAGGCAAGCCAGGCAGCCACTGCTCCTCTGCCCCACCCTGCAGGAATTTGAGTTCCTGGTGCTGCCTGAGGCCTTCACCATCCATCTGCCCCACGCTCCCAGCCTGGACATCTCTCACTTCCGTTCCAGCCCCACCTATCGTGGCTGCTTCCAGGCCCTTAAGGATGAATTCCACCAGGACTTGTCCCGCCACTATGGGGCTGCTGCCCTCAAATACCTCCCAGCCCTGCAGCAGCCCTGGAGCCCTGCCCGAGGCTCCTGAGGCTGCCCCTCTTAGCACTGGGCAGACACCAGGGCAACCCGGCCTGCCCTCCACTATCCctgctatttaa
- the LARGE2 gene encoding xylosyl- and glucuronyltransferase LARGE2 isoform X10, giving the protein MLPRGRPRALGAAALLLLLLLLGFLLFGGDLGCERRELGGRAGAPGCFPGQLMPRVPPDWRLRGAAALDGDPLAGPRDRNPSDCGPQPPLPPKCELLHVAIVCAGHNSSRDVITLVKSMLFYRKNPLHLHLVTDAVARNILEMLFHTWMVPAVRVSFYNADELKPQVSWIPNKHYSGLYGLMKLVLPSTLPAELARVIVLDTDITFASDIAELWALFAHFSDMQAIGLVENQSDWYLGNLWKNHRPWPALGRGFNTGVILLRLDRLRHAGWEQMWRLTARQELLTLPATSLADQDIFNAVIKEHPGLVQPLPCVWNVQLSDHTLAERCYSEASDLKVIHWNSPKKLRVKNKHVEFFRNFYLTFLAYDGNLLRRGLFGCPSQPPSGAEQLQQALAQLDEEDPCFEFRQQQLTVHRVHITFLPHEPPPSRPHDVTLVAQLSMDRLQMLEALCRHWPGPMSLALYLTDAEAQQFLRFVEASPVLAARQDVAYHVVYREGPLYPVNQLRNVALAQALTPYVFLSDIDFLPAYSLYDYLRASIEQLGLGSRRKAALVVPAFETLHYRFSFPRSKVELLALLDAGALYTFSLAPIRPCCTGTTSGPAATHPQTMPAGGRLRPHTVCSGWPTMNPMWWCHVTVPAMTLDLWASAGTRWPTSWSWMPRSWLTSGLPVPPPGCSSPGLRTHGDRGRDLSLSLWA; this is encoded by the exons ATGCTTCCCCGAGGGCGCCCCCGGGCGCTGGGGGCCGCCgcgctgttgctgctgctgcttctgctcgGATTCCTCCTGTTCGGTGGGGACCTGGGGTGTGAGCGCCGCGAGCTGGGCGGTAGAGCGGGGGCCCCGGGATGCTTCCCCGGCCAGCTAATGCCACGTGTCCCCCCAGACTGGAGGCTGCGGGGAGCCGCCGCCCTCGATGGAGACCCGCTGGCCGGCCCCAGGGACCGCAACCCCTCCGACTGCGGCCCGCAGCCGCCGCTGCCGCCGAAGTGCGAG CTCTTGCACGTGGCCATCGTGTGTGCGGGGCATAACTCCAGCCGAGACGTCATCACCCTGGTGAAGTCCATGCTCTTCTACAG GAAGAATCCACTGCACCTCCACTTGGTGACTGACGCCGTGGCCAGAAACATCCTGGAGATGCTCTTCCATACATGGATGGTGCCTGCTGTCCGTGTCAGCTTTTACAATGCTGATGAGCTCAAG CCCCAGGTCTCCTGGATCCCCAACAAGCACTACTCCGGCCTCTATGGGCTAATGAAGCTGGTGCTGCCCAGCACCTTGCCCGCTGAGCTGGCCCGCGTCATTGTCCTGGACACGGACATCACCTTCGCCTCTGACATCGCGGAGCTCTGGGCACTCTTTGCTCACTTTTCTG ACATGCAAGCGATCGGTCTCGTGGAGAACCAGAGTGACTGGTACCTGGGCAACCTCTGGAAGAACCACAGACCCTGGCCTGCCTTGGGCCGGGGATTTAACACAG GTGTGATTCTGCTGCGGCTTGACCGGCTCCGGCATGCTGGCTGGGAGCAGATGTGGAGGCTGACAGCCAGGCAGGAGCTCCTTACCCTACCTGCCACCTCACTGGCAGACCAG GACATCTTTAACGCTGTGATCAAGGAGCACCCGGGGCTGGTGCAGCCTCTGCCCTGTGTCTGGAATGTGCAGCTGTCGGACCACACACTGGCTGAGCGCTGCTACTCCGAGGCGTCTGACCTCAAG GTGATCCACTGGAACTCGCCAAAGAAGCTTCGGGTGAAGAACAAGCACGTGGAATTCTTCCGCAATTTCTACCTGACCTTCCTGGCGTACGACGGGAACCTGCTGAGGAGAGGGCTCTTTGGGTGCCCCAGCCAGCCCCCGTCTGGTGCTGAGCAG TTGCAGCAGGCCCTGGCACAGCTCGATGAGGAAGACCCCTGCTTTGAGTTCCGGCAGCAGCAGCTCACTGTGCACCGCGTGCACATCACTTTCCTGCctcatgagccaccaccctcCCGGCCTCACGATGTCACCCTTGTGGCCCAGTTGTCCATGGACCG GCTGCAGATGTTGGAAGCCCTGTGCAGGCACTGGCCTGGCCCCATGAGCCTGGCCTTGTACCTGACAGACGCAGAAGCCCAGCAGTTCTTGCGTTTCGTTGAGGCCTCCCCAGTGCTTGCCGCCCGGCAGGACGTGGCCTACCACGTCGTGTACCGTGAGGGGCCCCTGTACCCTGTCAACCAGCTCCGCAATGTGGCCTTAGCCCAGGCCCTCACGCCTTACGTCTTCCTCAGCGACATTGACTTTCTGCCTGCCTATTCTCTCTACGACTACCTCAG GGCCTCCATtgagcagctggggctgggcagcCGGCGGAAGGCAGCGCTGGTGGTGCCAGCATTCGAGACCCTGCACTACCGCTTCAGCTTCCCCCGTTCCAAGGTGGAGCTGCTGGCCTTGCTGGATGCAGGCGCTCTCTACACCTTCAG CCTGGCTCCCATCCGACCCTGCTGCACAGGTACCACGAGTGGCCCCGCGGCCACGCACCCACAGACTATGCCCGCTGGCGGGAGGCTCAGGCCCCATACAGTGTGCAGTGGGTGGCCGACTATGAACCCTATGTGGTGGTGCCACGTGACTGTCCCCGCTATGACCCTCGATTTGTGGGCTTCGGCTGGAACAAGGTGGCCCACATCATGGAGCTGGATGCCCAG GAGCTGGCTGACCTCTGGCCTGCCCGTCCCACCGCCTGGCTGCAGCTCACCTGGACTGAGGACCCACGGAGACCGGGGAAGAG atctgtctttgtctctctggGCCTAA
- the LARGE2 gene encoding xylosyl- and glucuronyltransferase LARGE2 isoform X11 — MLPRGRPRALGAAALLLLLLLLGFLLFGGDLGCERRELGGRAGAPGCFPGQLMPRVPPDWRLRGAAALDGDPLAGPRDRNPSDCGPQPPLPPKCELLHVAIVCAGHNSSRDVITLVKSMLFYRKNPLHLHLVTDAVARNILEMLFHTWMVPAVRVSFYNADELKPQVSWIPNKHYSGLYGLMKLVLPSTLPAELARVIVLDTDITFASDIAELWALFAHFSDMQAIGLVENQSDWYLGNLWKNHRPWPALGRGFNTGVILLRLDRLRHAGWEQMWRLTARQELLTLPATSLADQDIFNAVIKEHPGLVQPLPCVWNVQLSDHTLAERCYSEASDLKVIHWNSPKKLRVKNKHVEFFRNFYLTFLAYDGNLLRRGLFGCPSQPPSGAEQLQQALAQLDEEDPCFEFRQQQLTVHRVHITFLPHEPPPSRPHDVTLVAQLSMDRLQMLEALCRHWPGPMSLALYLTDAEAQQFLRFVEASPVLAARQDVAYHVVYREGPLYPVNQLRNVALAQALTPYVFLSDIDFLPAYSLYDYLRASIEQLGLGSRRKAALVVPAFETLHYRFSFPRSKVELLALLDAGALYTFRYHEWPRGHAPTDYARWREAQAPYSVQWVADYEPYVVVPRDCPRYDPRFVGFGWNKVAHIMELDAQELADLWPARPTAWLQLTWTEDPRRPGKRSVFVSLGLTRWERT; from the exons ATGCTTCCCCGAGGGCGCCCCCGGGCGCTGGGGGCCGCCgcgctgttgctgctgctgcttctgctcgGATTCCTCCTGTTCGGTGGGGACCTGGGGTGTGAGCGCCGCGAGCTGGGCGGTAGAGCGGGGGCCCCGGGATGCTTCCCCGGCCAGCTAATGCCACGTGTCCCCCCAGACTGGAGGCTGCGGGGAGCCGCCGCCCTCGATGGAGACCCGCTGGCCGGCCCCAGGGACCGCAACCCCTCCGACTGCGGCCCGCAGCCGCCGCTGCCGCCGAAGTGCGAG CTCTTGCACGTGGCCATCGTGTGTGCGGGGCATAACTCCAGCCGAGACGTCATCACCCTGGTGAAGTCCATGCTCTTCTACAG GAAGAATCCACTGCACCTCCACTTGGTGACTGACGCCGTGGCCAGAAACATCCTGGAGATGCTCTTCCATACATGGATGGTGCCTGCTGTCCGTGTCAGCTTTTACAATGCTGATGAGCTCAAG CCCCAGGTCTCCTGGATCCCCAACAAGCACTACTCCGGCCTCTATGGGCTAATGAAGCTGGTGCTGCCCAGCACCTTGCCCGCTGAGCTGGCCCGCGTCATTGTCCTGGACACGGACATCACCTTCGCCTCTGACATCGCGGAGCTCTGGGCACTCTTTGCTCACTTTTCTG ACATGCAAGCGATCGGTCTCGTGGAGAACCAGAGTGACTGGTACCTGGGCAACCTCTGGAAGAACCACAGACCCTGGCCTGCCTTGGGCCGGGGATTTAACACAG GTGTGATTCTGCTGCGGCTTGACCGGCTCCGGCATGCTGGCTGGGAGCAGATGTGGAGGCTGACAGCCAGGCAGGAGCTCCTTACCCTACCTGCCACCTCACTGGCAGACCAG GACATCTTTAACGCTGTGATCAAGGAGCACCCGGGGCTGGTGCAGCCTCTGCCCTGTGTCTGGAATGTGCAGCTGTCGGACCACACACTGGCTGAGCGCTGCTACTCCGAGGCGTCTGACCTCAAG GTGATCCACTGGAACTCGCCAAAGAAGCTTCGGGTGAAGAACAAGCACGTGGAATTCTTCCGCAATTTCTACCTGACCTTCCTGGCGTACGACGGGAACCTGCTGAGGAGAGGGCTCTTTGGGTGCCCCAGCCAGCCCCCGTCTGGTGCTGAGCAG TTGCAGCAGGCCCTGGCACAGCTCGATGAGGAAGACCCCTGCTTTGAGTTCCGGCAGCAGCAGCTCACTGTGCACCGCGTGCACATCACTTTCCTGCctcatgagccaccaccctcCCGGCCTCACGATGTCACCCTTGTGGCCCAGTTGTCCATGGACCG GCTGCAGATGTTGGAAGCCCTGTGCAGGCACTGGCCTGGCCCCATGAGCCTGGCCTTGTACCTGACAGACGCAGAAGCCCAGCAGTTCTTGCGTTTCGTTGAGGCCTCCCCAGTGCTTGCCGCCCGGCAGGACGTGGCCTACCACGTCGTGTACCGTGAGGGGCCCCTGTACCCTGTCAACCAGCTCCGCAATGTGGCCTTAGCCCAGGCCCTCACGCCTTACGTCTTCCTCAGCGACATTGACTTTCTGCCTGCCTATTCTCTCTACGACTACCTCAG GGCCTCCATtgagcagctggggctgggcagcCGGCGGAAGGCAGCGCTGGTGGTGCCAGCATTCGAGACCCTGCACTACCGCTTCAGCTTCCCCCGTTCCAAGGTGGAGCTGCTGGCCTTGCTGGATGCAGGCGCTCTCTACACCTTCAG GTACCACGAGTGGCCCCGCGGCCACGCACCCACAGACTATGCCCGCTGGCGGGAGGCTCAGGCCCCATACAGTGTGCAGTGGGTGGCCGACTATGAACCCTATGTGGTGGTGCCACGTGACTGTCCCCGCTATGACCCTCGATTTGTGGGCTTCGGCTGGAACAAGGTGGCCCACATCATGGAGCTGGATGCCCAG GAGCTGGCTGACCTCTGGCCTGCCCGTCCCACCGCCTGGCTGCAGCTCACCTGGACTGAGGACCCACGGAGACCGGGGAAGAG atctgtctttgtctctctggGCCTAACTCGGTGGGAGAGAACCTAA